The following coding sequences lie in one Oncorhynchus masou masou isolate Uvic2021 chromosome 20, UVic_Omas_1.1, whole genome shotgun sequence genomic window:
- the si:dkey-9i23.6 gene encoding uncharacterized protein si:dkey-9i23.6 encodes MSEADSHSGSISLIQSMLLRLSTAEDTDQPPNIHPNTHRNTHPNTPHHLRTSVETDRGFYVTPQDHNNAELIFQGKLVSVIEDDDNSDHVDDDNDPQLEVLTERDNDLESSDRDSEEREEGNSGILFLDAGSKKLVDEEKEETSEPPAVVPRWERRQLLPCPPGLDARPPPPPVPPKRKAKPPLHPTGPPPPPPPPALDPSQGVPVLGRVVGEGAGCELRPPGHGRGPGGQEEDMLSSSGDRLSMYSAVILKSELRFSQPLLDPTLDSTAQRGGGLQQLETTVSVATQDPSQLRGKDIGRPPKTSEPVGMGVMGVPKPLESIAPTPLIPKPPHRNTSLPQGPERRAQDSPDGSASSGSEARVIPPDLQSIPPETEGVREPPEPSEHIADGSESSRTPAEFRCNIEEGGLMERGRNLEGTHEVVVQDAATWGGVGVLGSKHPNIKTMKGGKVKKFAKKIMSRWKQSREEKRGNGEIQEDDGEKEVESEMPLVNLGQDRHSVRLHTKMSVIEEEEDEEEKRSSEAAPPTMEPPSQAETERKPVGQHARFQSSFSSFKFNFSPISLVDEILTGEEWSPFLSIKDSPAPSLSVYQSEAASQHGGEGDQLKTDPELHLPNNVQHNHENIGHSLYEDVHFSQSSSNEIVDNQSDYRQQEVENNNDTGADAIAVIKPKILLDNDPAEESELDHSRPISKDIHDSKSPIRNQSKDHLDFSCVKSLGVLDSSAQKHKIHLSKKRKHRLPGLKTRKTFKIRRTAIKAPEIKFLKPSPPPTLSPTSLPSSSSSCSSPSYVFPSSVFYSIPPSAEEHDHGTTTTQGNFSVKTTECSRKPDASPKLPLSKFITVLRDKTKKKIQ; translated from the exons atgtctGAGGCAGACAGTCACTCTGGAAGTATATCTCTGATCCAGTCCATGCTGCTCAGACTGAGCACTGCAGAAGACACGGATCAACCTCCTAACATACACCCTAACACGCACCGTAACACACACCCTAACACACCCCATCACCTCAGAACCTCAGTGGAAACAGACAGGGGATTCTATGTGACCCCTCAGGACCACAATAATGCAGAACTCATATTCCAAGGGAAGCTCGTTTCAGTGATTGAGGATGATGATAATAGTGATCAtgttgatgatgataatgatccACAATTGGAAGTTCTGACTGAGAGGGACAACGATCTGGAATCATCAGACAGGGattcagaggagagagaagaggggaattCCGGCATTCTATTTTTGGATGCAGGATCGAAAAAACTGGTCGACGAGGAGAAAGAGGAAACCAGCGAACCCCCTGCTGTGGTTCCCAGATGGGAGAGAAGGCAGTTGCTACCCTGTCCCCCTGGCCTGGATGCCAGACCACCGCCTCCCCCCGTTCCCCCCAAGAGGAAGGCTAAACCTCCACTACACCCTACAGGGCCACCGCCGCCGCCCCCTCCACCAGCCCTCGACCCTAGCCAGGGTGTCCCTGTGTTGGGGAGAGTGGTAGGCGAGGGCGCAGGCTGTGAGCTGAGGCCTCCAGGGCATGGGAGAGGGCCTGGAGGCCAGGAGGAGGACATGCTGTCATCCTCAGGGGATAGGCTGTCTATGTACTCAGCTGTCATCCTCAAGTCAGAACTCCGATTCTCACAGCCCCTTCTGGATCCTACTCTGGACTCTACAGCACAGAGGGGTGGGGGGCTGCAGCAGTTGGAGACGACTGTGTCCGTGGCAACACAGGACCCTTCTCAGCTGAGGGGGAAGGATATAGGGCGCCCCCCTAAAACCTCTGAGCCGGTGGGGATGGGAGTAATGGGGGTACCCAAACCATTGGAATCGATCGCACCCACGCCGCTTATACCCAAAcctccacacagaaacacatctcTGCCCCAGGGACCTGAGAGGAGAGCCCAGGACAGTCCAGATGGAAGTGCCTCTTCTGGGTCTGAAGCGAGAGTCATCCCCCCTGACCTCCAGTCTATACCtccagagacagagggagtcagAGAACCACCAGAGCCTAGCGAACACATCGCAGATGGGAGCGAGAGCTCCAGAACCCCTGCCGAGTTTAGGTGTAACATAGAGGAGGGAGGTTTGATGGAAAGGGGGAGGAATTTAGAAGGCACACATGAAGTTGTGGTTCAGGATGCTGCAACATGgggtggtgtgggtgtgcttgGGTCGAAACACCCGAATATTAAGACAATGAAGGGAGGAAAGGTGAAGAAATTTGCCAAGAAGATAATGAGCAGATGGAAGCAGAGtcgagaggagaagagagggaatggagagattCAGGAGGACGACGGAGAAAAAGAGGTGGAGAGCGAAATGCCATTG GTGAACCTCGGTCAAGATCGACATTCAGTCAGGTTGCATACCAAAATGTCCGtcatagaggaagaggaggacgaagaggagaagaggagtagtGAGGCTGCTCCACCGACGATGGAGCCGCCCAGCCAAGCTGAGACGGAGAGGAAGCCTGTGGGACAGCATGCACGTTTTCAGAg CTCCTTCAGCTCTTTCAAGTTCAACTTCAGTCCCATCAGCTTGGTGGACGAGATTCTAACAGGAGAGGAGTGGTCACCATTCCTGTCCATTAAGGACAGTCCTGCCCCCTCACTGTCCGTTTACCAATCAGAGGCTGCTAGCCAACACGGTGGTGAAGGCGACCAATTAAAGACTGATCCAGAGTTGCACCTCCCCAACAACGTTCAACATAACCACGAAAACATAGGCCATTCTTTATATGAGGATGTTCACTTCAGCCAATCAAGTTCGAATGAGATTGTGGACAACCAATCGGACTACAGACAACAGGAAGTAGAGAACAACAATGACACTGGAGCTGATGCAATTGCTGTTATCAAACCGAAGATACTATTGGACAATGATCCAGCGGAGGAGAGTGAGTTGGACCACTCCAGACCCATATCTAAGGACATCCATGACTCTAAGTCCCCCATAAGGAACCAATCAAAGGACCATCTTGACTTCTCCTGTGTTAAG tcacTTGGAGTTCTGGACAGTTCTGCTCAGAAACATAAAATTCATCTGAGCAAAAAGAGAAAGCACAGACTTCCGGGGCTAAAGACGAGAA AGACCTTCAAGATAAGACGCACTGCAATCAAAGCCCCGGAAATCAAATTCCTcaaaccctctcctcctcccaccctctctcccacatcactcccttcttcctcctcttcctgctcctctccctcctatgtCTTTCCGTCCTCTGTTTTCTACAGCATCCCTCCGTCCGCTGAAGAACACGACCATGGGACAACAACGACACAGGGCAACTTCTCCGTTAAG actacTGAATGCAGCAGAAAGCCAGATGCAAGTCCTAAGCTGCCTCTGTCCAAGTTCATAACAGTCCTGAGAGACAAAACCAAGAAGAAGATTCAATAG
- the tmem187 gene encoding transmembrane protein 187 → MKSALLHVLVPVCVCVVLANTGLFNSVLVDMSYDHYAEKTVDYLPCYLAMPFNSLVNLGYIFMGIYWLLQRTDGKRDTRADYVKDMFALMAIAYAPVQWVRLATLLRAPAVLDQWFTLPIFAWVLVWCDFIEHGWRPRYMLTVELCSILSYGLSLVHDQGFEVALGCHVAFAVIKGVGVNRNHGDCHSRRYLGLAVLSCSGFVLLKLLDHTLARYRPFQHLTGHFWSKVCDILQFHYTFCFLTRFTKTD, encoded by the coding sequence ATGAAGTCTGCATTGTTACACGTTTTAGTGCCCGTTTGTGTTTGTGTCGTTTTGGCGAACACTGGTCTATTCAACAGCGTTTTAGTCGACATGAGCTATGATCACTACGCGGAAAAGACAGTTGACTACCTACCCTGTTACCTGGCAATGCCATTCAACTCCTTGGTCAATTTGGGATACATTTTCATGGGCATTTACTGGCTACTTCAACGGACGGACGGTAAAAGAGACACTAGGGCAGATTACGTCAAAGACATGTTCGCACTCATGGCCATTGCCTATGCACCTGTGCAGTGGGTGCGCCTCGCGACTCTCCTTCGTGCGCCCGCTGTTTTGGACCAGTGGTTCACGCTTCCCATCTTCGCGTGGGTGCTGGTGTGGTGCGATTTTATCGAGCACGGTTGGCGGCCACGGTACATGTTAACGGTCGAGTTATGCTCCATTCTCAGCTATGGTCTTTCGCTGGTGCACGACCAAGGATTCGAGGTGGCCCTCGGATGTCATGTGGCATTCGCGGTCATCAAAGGTGTAGGGGTAAACCGTAACCATGGGGACTGCCACTCCCGTAGATACCTGGGTCTTGCCGTACTGTCCTGCAGTGGTTTCGTTTTGCTGAAATTGTTGGATCACACCCTGGCCCGGTACCGACCGTTCCAACATCTCACTGGACACTTCTGGTCCAAAGTGTGTGACATTCTGCAGTTCCACTACACTTTCTGCTTTCTCACGCGCTTCACCAAAACGGACTGA